The Paenibacillus sp. BIC5C1 DNA segment ATGGGAGCGATCCTGTGTCGGTCTTCTTTTGCGTTCTTTATGTGCATTAGGTGATTAATATCATGAATTATTTAATAGCCGGTATCAGCCTTGGTCGGAACATTCTGTTCCAGCCATTTCTCCACAGCAGCTGTTTTCTCATATTTCGCTTCCTTAACCACATCCATAAAGGCATCCAGCTTGGTGAGGAATTCACTATCGACGGATGCAAGACGCTGCAAGACGCCGTTGTAGCCTCTTTGGGCGTTCGCAACCATTTTGTTCGTATCATAATCAAACAGCGGTGTGTTGTTCAGCCCATAAAAGGTATACAGGGTATAACTGTTCAACAAATCCTGCACCTGCTTGGCCCGATTCGATTTCGGATAAAGCTCCAGGAATCTTTCCTGGCTGAGTGCTCGAAGGAGAATTTCCTGGTAACCAATGACCAGAGCTCCGTCATCCGCAGGCAAGTTTTTCGTTTCCTTTGTCATGATACTGATGTAGCTTGAGATATCCTCTGTAATCTCAGAGGTATATTTCACGAGTGCCGCATAATTCATAATGGGATAGAGGGAGCCTTCGAGCATGACGAGGCGATAGCCGCTGTCACGGGCTTCTTTTAACAGTGCACGCACATTAGAGTCCTTAGTACGCTCCATGAGTTTGGTGAAGCTGTCATTCATTTGGTATACCTTGAGCATCTTGGCCTGAACGTTAGGAACGAGCAGACGGTCCGTCATGGCGGTTAGAGCCTTCAGACGTGCATTCTCCAATTGAAGCACCATCAGGGTAGCATGATGCGTTGTTACTTTTTTGATATTGGACTCCAGATAGGTGTCAGCGGCGGGCAAGCCGTTCTTTTTTTTGAGCATGGACTGAAATGTTTTATATATGGCGGTTGAACTGCTGGTGGTTACTTTGGTATCGGGGCTTGAAGGAGCGGCAGCAGCGAGTCCAGGTGTAACTGCAGTTCCTGTAAAGATTGCAGCTATGGTAAGGACTGTGATGAAGAGTCGAGCCCCTTTGCGTTGGCCAGATAAATACGATGATGTCATCTGTGTGAACCTCCCGTAGTTTTAAAGATAGTAGGTTGTTATTCACTATACATTAAACGAAATTGGAAAGGATGTTGTTGCGGAATAATGACAAATTCTTCTGTTATTTTTAACCTTTGGAGGGTAGATCGTATAAGGACATTTCTGCGAAAATATTTTTTGTGGGATTGGAAACTTTTACTGATGATCATACGTCTTAGATGTGCACAGGAAATTACAGGAATAAATTGAAATTCAAAAAAGATCACATTTTAACTTAAATAATGAAGAGAATGGGGATATTGGATATGAAGAAAGCGGGAGGACGTCAAGTGAAAAAGGTGATGTCAGCACTGGCCGTATCGGCTATGTTGATGTCTGCACTACCAACGTCGGTTATGGATGCAGCTGCGAGAATTAGTATATATATCAATGATGCGGAGCTCTCGTCCGCACAGGCACCTGTCATGAAAGGTGGACGTGTACTGGTTCCTTTGCGCTCCATCTTTGAAGGATTGGATGCCACTGTAGAGTACACCAACAGAACCAAAACCATTAAGGCTAGCCGGGGTGACCAAGAAGTCTCGCTGACCCTGGGTTCCAAAACGGCTTACATCAACGGCGAAGCGGTAGCGCTAGATGTACCTGCAAATACCATCAAGGGAAACACAATGGTTCCAATTCGTTTTGTCAGTGAAGCTTTTGGGGAGAAAGTATTCTGGAATTCCCGCAATCAGCGGGTAGATATCAAAACAACGTCCACACCTCCTGTAGATGAGACGAAATATGCAGCATGGAACATTTACGGTTCAGTATCCGGAAGTAATGGGGATGGTCGTGATCTGACTGTAAGCTTCACACGCCCGACGTCCGAAAAAGCTGTATCCCAGTATCGTGTGATGCTGGTGAAAACCCGTGATGTAAACAGCTTTAATGAGTCTTCGGCATCAGTCGTGCCATCCGGTAATTACACAGCCATTTCTCCAAATGGCACTGATCCAAGATTGACGCTGAATTCTCAGACACGCGACGTGAACGGGGATTTGTTAAACACAAGTGAAACCTATCGTCTGTACGTACTTACAATGGGGAACAGCAACAACAGCTACAAAAATCTGCTGGCGTGGTCTTCCCAGTCCTTGAAATTAAACAATGTGAAAACAACGGTGCAGCCTGTCACAGGTCTGAAGATCGCAGATATCAGTGACTATGGCGATGGACGTGACATGGAAATTAACTTCACACAGCCTAGTACAACATCAAATATTACGTATTACCGTGCTTTTGTAGTTAAGGCGAAAGACGCTTCTTCATTCAATCTGACTACGGCAAATAATGTGTCCAGTTCTAATTCAACCATTATTTATAAAGGCAACAGCACAGCGGTCAAAACCCAGTTAAGTTCCTCGACACGTGATACATCCGGGGAATTGATCAAAAACGGCACATCCTATGTCGTGTATATTGTATCTGTGAGCTCCAATGCGGCAACAGCAGACAATAAACTGTCCACAGTATCATCTTCACTTACGCTGGGCGTAAACACAGCAACAGCGCCAGTCATCACGCAAGTGAAAGACAATTCGGATTATGGAGACGGTCGTGACATTCAGGTGAGCTTCAACCGTTCATCCGATGAATCCAAAGTTGCTAATTATCGAATTTTCGTAGTGCGGAACTCGGTATCCAGCAGCTTTAATCTGACTACGGCAAGCAATCTGTCTTCCAGCTTGTACTATAACGTGAACAAAACAGGCAACAATATTACAACAACACTGCCATCCTCCATGAAGGACACAAGTGGTTATAACGTAACGAATTTACAGGATTATCGGATCTACGTTATGGCTGTAGGCAACCAGCAGAATGGATATACCAATGCGCTGTCTTCCTCGTCAACGCTGCTGAGACTGGCAACGAATAGTAATGCTGGAGTTGCAAGCAACATCGGTGTGGCTGATGTGAGTGACAATGGCGACGGCCGCGATCTTCGGGTTTCGTTTACCAGAGCTTCGGATGAATCCAACGTTTCTGCCTATCGGGTATATGTGGTTCGTTCCGCCTATGCAGGCAGCTTTACACTGAGCGCGGCTAACGCATCGAACAATTATTATCAGGTGAACAAGACGGGTGGAAATCAGTCCTTTACTCTTCCTAGCAATATGGTGGATACTAACGGTTACACAGTTTCCAATAACAATAACTATCGCGTGTTTGTCCTGTCGGTAAGCACAAGCGGGAACTCCAGCCAGAATGCTCTATCATCTTATTCTTCACAGATTACGCTGACTGCCAATGCAGCTGTGACTGCACCGAGCAATGTGGTGGCAACGGATATTGGGGATAACGGCAATGGTAGTGATCTGCGTGTGACATTCAATCGTTCGACAGATGAGACGAATGTGAGTCACTATCGGGTGTTTGTGGTGAAATCGACAAATACGAGCTTTAATCTGACATCTGCGAACTCAGTTAGCAGTGCGAATTATAAGTATGTAAGCAAAAATGGAAACAACCAGACTGTTAATTTTACAAATGAGAAAACCGTGGATGGCAGTGCGATCGTGAATGGTGTGGGCTATCGTGTGTATGTCATGGCGGTGAATAACAATGGCTCTCTTGCCAATGCATTGTCTTCAGGCTCGGGAGTAATTACATTAGCCTCCAATACGGCTGTAGCCGCAGTGAGCAATGTAAATGTAACTGTGAAAAAACAAGGGCAAGCGGGAGATGCTTCGGATGTATCTATAAGCTTCAACAAGGCATCTAGCGAAAATGGGATTTCGGGTTACAAAGCTTTTATAGTACCAGCTAATCAAGTGAGTGGTTTTAGTGTTTCTTCTGCACTTGGAATTTCTTATAATGTTGATATCAACAAAAATGATGCTTCAAATCCTGTCGTTTTGAATAATGGTCACCGGGATATTAATAATAAGTCACTTGTTATAGGGCAGAAATATCGGGTCTTTGTGTTATCCGTATCGGACAGCAGTTCACGTGCTTCCAATCTGTCCGCAGCTTCCGATGAATTTAATATTATTGCACAAGCCGTACCTGTCCAAACCGCGACCATTACTAAAATTGAGAATGCTAGCACGACAACGGATGCGGGATTCAAGGTAACTATCAATAAAGCGACAGACGAAAGAGGAATATCTCAATATCGCCTTTTCGTAGTTAGAGCCCAAGATGGCTTCGATGTGGCTCAGGCAACCCAGAATAATAGTTTTAAACAAGTGTCAGCAGGAGAAATGAACTTGAACAAAGATACGGTGGATTCTAACGGGAAGGCAATTGAAATTGGAGCAGAATATAAATTATATATCCTGTCAGTATCTAGTGATAATTCCTTGTATACAAGTTCGCTTTATGGCCCTTCGGCTACAGTTAAGTTGGATGCGCCTGTATCTTCAGCTCCAGATTCATCTCCAACGACAGACACAAATACTGGATCTTCCAATTCGAATCAATCTGGTACTGCATCTCCACAGACCTAAAATCAAAATTAAATAATAAATTGAATTGAAAAGGCTCCCTTTCCGAATGAGAAAGGGAGTTTTTCTTTTGCATATTTTGATAAAAGGCATTTCGTTTGAATCAAATATACTGCACTATAAAATCCTGTCACCAAAAAGGTTCCTTTGGCCATTGCTGCAAGTGGGTAAACCGATGGATAATAGGAGAAAGAAGAGCATGATCCGAAAGGACTGATGGGATGCTTGCATTTCGCTTAACCGGCCTGCCGGATTCCCGGTTGCCTCTGTATCTGTATTGTGTGGGGACACAAGAAGAGAAAGTTCAGTTCAGACCGGATGGATTTCCGGTGTATCAGCTTTTTTTGTTACGCAGCGGCAAGGGAGAATTTAAGGTTCCAGGTGAAGGAGCATGGACAGTATCGGCAGGTGAACTGTTCGTGATCCAACCGGGGGTGGCCCATGAGTATATTCCGCATTCTAAAACACACGGGGAGCTTGGATATATTGGCATTGGTGGAGAGGCGGCGGGGGTGGTGCTTCGGTCGGCGGGACTGCTGCCAATGGGGCCACGGCGTTTGTCTGAATTTGAACAGTTCTGGTCACGAGTGACGGACATCTGGCACTCGCTGGACGATGGGATGAGTGAAATGTGGAACAATTCAACAATCATCTATCAGCTTATTCTGGATATTTCACAGTGCATATTCCCGCTTCATGATGAGACTGAAGAGCGAGAAGCAAGGAGTAGGTCGTTAACACGTTCTGAGCGCGAGTCGGAATCGGCAAATGAAGCATTCACTCGAGCAGTGTCGCTGATGCATACACACTACCAGGATGATCTGCTGTTGAAGCATGTCGCTGAAGCCGTTGGTTATTCGGTGCAGCACCTGAACCGATTATTTCACCAGAGGCATGGGATAACGGGGCATCAGTACATGCAGCGATTGCGTTTGCAGAAGGCGTCCGAATGGTTGGACAAACACCCACGCGCAAGTGTAAGAGAGGCTGCGGAGACGGTTGGTATGGAAGCGAACTACTTTATCCGCATATATAAGCGAGAATTCGGAGAGACCCCGGGCAAGGAGATCAAGCATCGCATTCAGATCAAAATGGAGAGAGACTCTACGGGGCCTGTGGATCGTCTGTATGAAGTATGATAAGTCCATTCCGTTCGCAAGATGGGATCAGTTTTAAACGAGCTACTGGCCGTAATATAAGGTTACTTATAAGGTGTGGTAAGTGATCGCCTTTACCTCTGATAGATAAAAAGCATTATGAAATTTTACCTGAACGGTCTGAAAATAAAAATAGCTGTCGAGAATTTCTCAACAGCTGGTTGGGGGCCATTAGGGCCCCTTTTTTGACACTCGATATTCTATTTCATCACCGAATTGTCGTACTTCACTCGTACTTCATCTTCACACACCACATAACGGGGATATACCCAATGCTGCTGCCCACAAAGGGCACCAACATTGTTATGCTTTCTTTTGTCCGAATAGTGGTCTCAACGTAGCCAATCCCACAATCCCGATTACGAGACTTATCCACGGAGCCAGCGTAAATACGGGAAGGCTGTCGCGCAGCGGATATCCTACGAATAAAACAAGCACAACGATAACGATATAGATGACGATTCCCCGAAGATTGACCTGTGGCCTGGCAGTCTTGTCTGCTCCCTGATCATCTGGACGCTCAGCAAGGCGGCGAAGCATTTCAACCAGTGCAATACCCCCAACCGCTGCAACGATCAGGGAGAACAGACTGATATGGCTAAATGGTTCCGTATCTCCATCCGTCCAGCCAATAAATAGCCCAACCGCACCTTGAATCAGCATGACAAAAGACAAAGCTGCCCAGGAGATCATGAAGTACCATTTGGGTGTCCGTTTAACTTGACCCTTAGTCTCCGCAGGTTCGGCTTCAACTGCTGCTGTATTCTTGGCTGACGTGCTGCGTTCATTGGATTTGCTTCCGGAGCCCCGTACGGCCGTACTTGAAGCTCTGGATGAGTCCATATTTGATTCACCAGCAGTTGCAGCCGGATTATTGCCTGCTACTCCTAGTTGTGAATAGATATGTTGTTCCAGATCAGTTCCATATAACTCACGAGCAGGCTTGCCGTCACGCTGAGCTTGTACGATGGCTCTCCCAGCCGAGAGAATCCATTCTTCCTGTGTTCTCTCATCTGCAGGTGATTGACGCGCAATGGTGCTGATCTGGTCAAACAGTTTTACATGTTCCGGTGTCATTTTACTCATTTCGGTCATTTGCCGATTCTGTATTTCTTTCAACTTCTTATAGGAAATCCCCAATGATTGCTCCCCCTGTCTACACACGTTCTGATCCCCGGTGAATCTGGAGACCCTGACGGTATT contains these protein-coding regions:
- a CDS encoding copper amine oxidase N-terminal domain-containing protein, with the protein product MKKAGGRQVKKVMSALAVSAMLMSALPTSVMDAAARISIYINDAELSSAQAPVMKGGRVLVPLRSIFEGLDATVEYTNRTKTIKASRGDQEVSLTLGSKTAYINGEAVALDVPANTIKGNTMVPIRFVSEAFGEKVFWNSRNQRVDIKTTSTPPVDETKYAAWNIYGSVSGSNGDGRDLTVSFTRPTSEKAVSQYRVMLVKTRDVNSFNESSASVVPSGNYTAISPNGTDPRLTLNSQTRDVNGDLLNTSETYRLYVLTMGNSNNSYKNLLAWSSQSLKLNNVKTTVQPVTGLKIADISDYGDGRDMEINFTQPSTTSNITYYRAFVVKAKDASSFNLTTANNVSSSNSTIIYKGNSTAVKTQLSSSTRDTSGELIKNGTSYVVYIVSVSSNAATADNKLSTVSSSLTLGVNTATAPVITQVKDNSDYGDGRDIQVSFNRSSDESKVANYRIFVVRNSVSSSFNLTTASNLSSSLYYNVNKTGNNITTTLPSSMKDTSGYNVTNLQDYRIYVMAVGNQQNGYTNALSSSSTLLRLATNSNAGVASNIGVADVSDNGDGRDLRVSFTRASDESNVSAYRVYVVRSAYAGSFTLSAANASNNYYQVNKTGGNQSFTLPSNMVDTNGYTVSNNNNYRVFVLSVSTSGNSSQNALSSYSSQITLTANAAVTAPSNVVATDIGDNGNGSDLRVTFNRSTDETNVSHYRVFVVKSTNTSFNLTSANSVSSANYKYVSKNGNNQTVNFTNEKTVDGSAIVNGVGYRVYVMAVNNNGSLANALSSGSGVITLASNTAVAAVSNVNVTVKKQGQAGDASDVSISFNKASSENGISGYKAFIVPANQVSGFSVSSALGISYNVDINKNDASNPVVLNNGHRDINNKSLVIGQKYRVFVLSVSDSSSRASNLSAASDEFNIIAQAVPVQTATITKIENASTTTDAGFKVTINKATDERGISQYRLFVVRAQDGFDVAQATQNNSFKQVSAGEMNLNKDTVDSNGKAIEIGAEYKLYILSVSSDNSLYTSSLYGPSATVKLDAPVSSAPDSSPTTDTNTGSSNSNQSGTASPQT
- a CDS encoding helix-turn-helix transcriptional regulator — translated: MLAFRLTGLPDSRLPLYLYCVGTQEEKVQFRPDGFPVYQLFLLRSGKGEFKVPGEGAWTVSAGELFVIQPGVAHEYIPHSKTHGELGYIGIGGEAAGVVLRSAGLLPMGPRRLSEFEQFWSRVTDIWHSLDDGMSEMWNNSTIIYQLILDISQCIFPLHDETEEREARSRSLTRSERESESANEAFTRAVSLMHTHYQDDLLLKHVAEAVGYSVQHLNRLFHQRHGITGHQYMQRLRLQKASEWLDKHPRASVREAAETVGMEANYFIRIYKREFGETPGKEIKHRIQIKMERDSTGPVDRLYEV